A genomic segment from Malaclemys terrapin pileata isolate rMalTer1 chromosome 1, rMalTer1.hap1, whole genome shotgun sequence encodes:
- the LOC128833195 gene encoding olfactory receptor 52R1-like: protein MSDSNTTDFINPSTFILMGIPGLEATHVWISIPFCTMYIIAILGNFTILFIVKRVPHLHGPMYYFLCMLAITDLVLSTSILPKMLSIFWFSSREIDFSACLTQMYFIHCFSAMESGIFMAMALDRYVAICHPLRYSTILTNPIVAKIGLTMVLRGGMLALPYPFLARQWPYCRTNIIPQPYCAHIAVVNLACADTRISSYYGLFVLFCVMGLDVIFIAMSYVQILRAIFSLPTKDARLKTFGTCSSHLCAILAFYIPNLFFSLLHRFGQNVPLHFHVLIANLYLLMPPMLNPIIYGVRTKQIRGRLLQLFTYERA, encoded by the coding sequence atgtcagattccaacacaactGACTTCATCAATCCCTCCACATTCATTCTgatgggcattcctggcctggaggcaaCCCATGTCTGGAtttccatccccttctgcactaTGTACATcatagccatcttggggaacttcaccatcctgttcattgTGAAGAGGGTGCCGCACCTCCatgggcccatgtactatttcctctgtaTGCTGGCCATCACAGACCTGGTCCTGTCTACATCCATcctgcccaaaatgctgagcatcttctggttcagtTCCCGGGAGAtcgatttcagtgcctgcctcacccagatgtacttcattcactgcttctCAGCGATGGAGTCTGGGATCTTCATGGCCATGGCTCTGGATCGTTACGTGGCCATCTGCCATCCCCTGAGAtattccaccatcctgacaaacccCATTGTGGCCAAGATCGGCCTGACCATGGTGCTGCGCGGTGGCATGCTTGCACTTCCCTATCCCTTCCTGGCAAGGcaatggccatattgcagaaccaacatcatcccccagCCATACTGCGCGCATATAGCCGTGGTGAATCTGGCTTGCGCCGACACCCGCATCAGTAGTTACTATGGCCTGTTTGTGTTATTCTGCGTGATGGGCCTGGATGTGATTTTTATCGCCATGTCCTATgtccagatcctcagggccatcttcagccttcccacaaaggacgcccggctcaagacttttgggacctgcagctcccacctctgtgccatcTTAGCCTTTTACATCCCAAATCTCTTCTTCTCCCTCCTGCACCGGTTTGGCCAGAATGTGCCCCTACATTTCCATGTTCTCATTGCCAACCTGTACCTCTTGATGccccccatgctaaaccccatcatctacggggtgaggaccaaacagattcggggcaggctgctccagctctttACTTATGAAAGGGCCTAA